AggccatagataagatatgaaacatgagtataaagcAAACAGTaatgtgtaaaagttgaattattgcggcaaaaatgaatgtttattgtgcgcatGCCAAAGTGgcctaaaaataagaaaaaatgtatgtCACGATCGCCAAAATGGTTATACCGTATCTATACAACTGCGAGCacacgccggtcgtatgcttttctgtaatgatagaccGTTAACTAAGCtaagcttgtattaaattttcagcgaaaatgattggtagAATAATCGAATCGTAGGTTGAAAAGTGGCTTTCAATAAGGCCTCGTGTTGTTATCATGCGTGACCATTGGTGAccagtgtcactagcaaaattaGCGGCCGGTCTTGTccatatatcgattaataatCTTCAGAATCGTTCAGTGatgtttatttattcatacaaaatactgtcttgtcttacaaaatattgaagtcaatataaaaagtgatATCAGCTCATTTGAATGAAGTACAGATTTAAAAAGATTATTGTTGAGTGAGACACTGAATGAGAAATAAAATTGCACAAAGTACGAAGATGATACAGCATGTTGTAAAACACCTTGGATTTTTTTAGTGGCAAAGGTTGAAGGTTCGAACCCCTATAGCGTTGACTTTTTTCTCTCTTGTTTTGTTAGGCCTATGAGTGTGTGTGTGTAGCCCGGTCATTTAAAATTATATGTAAAATATCTATCTAACACGTTTGTTTTGCCACGGTTTAGCTGCAATGTTTTTCTTGATGCATATAAATCAAATCATGAGATAGATTCAGCCATAATGCACGAATTTTAAAcctaattttttggcatatttgtaatttttacttaATTCCCAGCTCACcccggattacacctaattgaaaTCAGCCAAGTTTGTTGTCTAGAGCAACTTTGATGACTTATTAAGAAAAGTAAAtctcccatagaacaccacagttaggCGGTCAAGATaataagtgttttctttcattttcattttacctcgttatttctgcttcaaatgatacagaaaaccttcctgacagttattttttacccgaaatcgtatattatggctttaataaaagaatatgaataataggattaaaaaaacaaaaacgaaataaaatcaaaaatcaaatagaggtgctagcggggttcGATCCAAGATCGCACGTCAAATATTTATCACTAAGCCTAAAACTGAGTGATTCGTTAGATTCGGTATTAATAGCTATCTTATTCTCACTCAGTTGCTCACttgtgtattctatttctggaatgaattaaggggtactacaccctgcccaaatttgtgcctatttttgcatttttctttaaaatgatagcgcattggggacaagtaagatatgtatattataggggaaggACTACAACAACttcactgtaaattttatttctatttattaCAATAGGCGGCAGAAGCGGGAGGGGGAATGACCCTCCTTAAGATGAGAAAACTGGGAACaactattatgatatttattCCCACTTTAGGAGCTTGCAGACCTATTGTACTCTGTTGCCAGGGACTTATGGCAATGGAATTTTTATGGTAAATGACATAACTGGTTTGATATTTAGATACCTGAGTGGGCACGATTTGCTTCCGCGAACTGTAAATTCTTACTGTTATGTGAATAATCATTCATGTCATATAGTTCATTTGCGTTGGACTGTACAGATTGAGTGAACATGAAAGCCCAGATTCGTAGTAACCAAAATGATGTGACAGGAAAAGGCCTTGGCTATTGCACGACTATTGCGTGCGGAGTAAATATCACAATAGTTGACCCCCTAAAATCCTAGTAAAACAGAAAGTAAATAATTGCCCTCTggttcaatcaatctttatttcaacaCAGCAAGCGAAATACATACTAGCAGGAAAAAACAATAAAGATTGGATACAAATGCCCAGGACATGTACCAGGACATGACAGCAAAGCTGACCCGGATACGGTGCAGGGCTGCACGAAGACAATaaattaaaacacaaaacaagGTCTAATCAAAACAAGGCAATATATACAATAATGCAAGAGGCAAATGAACGCAAAACACTTAAAGCTTGAGATGGGGTTGCAAATAGTATAACTGGAGAGGATAGCAAATTTGCTTATGCCCTTTTTGATTGACCTTCGGGTGGTTTGGCTTTGACAAAGGAGAAGATATTTATCCTTTTGATGATATCAGGTGTAAACAACCCACGTGACCCGATTTCTATGCAGGTGAGATTGCAGGTGGAGCCATTCTCGGAAATGTCTGTTATGAGGTCGGTATATTTTTTAGTGTTCCGTTCATGAgccttattaatattttgttcaaatgggACTGTCAACTCAAGCAAGTGGACATACTTCTTTATATTAAAACAATATCGGGACGGAGTTTGGAGACTATGACATTGACAGGAAGTGTGCCACGTCGGAAGAGGGCATGTCGGAAAAAATCTGGATAGTTGTTGGACTGGCATTTTTAGATGTTGTAGAAGCTTAGGATTGAATCATGGCGCCACTTCCATCATTGTAAAAATACcgagttttgggccaaaatagggtaatcTTGCACAATTTTGGGCGTTTCGTGCGCACTGGTGTATCAAATagcaaaatagtctgaaattgaaataatattttcatgcacttcacgcCCAAATGTCCCAGTATTACCAGAATGAAATATACCTAACCCTTGCCCTTACATTTTGATGATTCCACCGCCACTGATTATGACCAAAAGAGTTTATTTCACATGGTAAATCATGGTAAAATTTTCAGATATTTCCAATAAAAAGTATACAATGTAATaatatgaatgtgtacatcaaaaaatTCAATCATGGCAACTTCCTGACACCAAAGGATTTGTCTGTCTATAGACTCATGGTTTAGCATATGCCCATCATGAGATTTAATATATGAAAGTTGTAGTGTGGTGACTGTGGTCTTTATCCtgttgcagtggcgtagatttcattttgacattgggggatggggttggaaaaaatcttaaagtatagtgaatccagcaccttttggcgacataataagtttatggtacaaatgcgcgaaaatttttgctattttgaagctaaactgatgaaatatggtgcaaaagtggaatagaTGCGCGCTAagtgtgcaaaaatttgcacttttggggctaaaatgggcaatatgaggttaatttggtcagaaacccatattcagatgTCAACATTGGTGggtgatgattgtatggaccacccccctggcaaaatattggaagGTAAGGCATCCCATGTATACACGTATATCACAGTCAGCTTTGAAAAAGTTGTGAAAAGGGAATTTTCTCCTGGTTGTCCCAATACACCTTCATTTGTTCATTGGAAACTCTTAAAATTGGCTGGTGCAGTTATAACATAATGGTGTTTTCTGTCTCACATTGCGACCCATCAAAGGAAGATGCGATAACTTTGATCAATTTTGTCCCGGTACTTTAAGCCACCCTGCATTTTTTAACACGCTTAAGATTAAAATTGCTATTTCGGGTGCCTTCTGCTTAAGCACTAacatccaaataaataaaaatttccatTTTAATTTCAGACGTGATTATCAAATGTGATGAGTCTAATGGTTGGATGTCTGCAGCCTCTGCTTGCTATAAATATTACTCAAATGACTACGCGTGGTCGGATGCTAACAACTACTGTCTAGCTCTTGGAGGAGCATTGATAAGTGTAGAGAGCCAAGAAGAACAAGATCTTGTCACGTTACAGGGATCCACATACAAAACAGACATATGGATAGGAGCAAGTGATATTGTAAGTTGACCGTACCGGTcagatttgaaatgaaaaatgtacaaaaccttttcgccagcccatatggggctggtatctatttctgagattgggtttgtatgctcaagagattaactttattggtattggtaagaattattttattttactttttgaggtggaatgttttaaaattattgttattcgatttgtaacgaaaagtaagtatgttttgccgtttcaacgaatgaaaacgagtgagtattaccaaagttatgtttgaactaattatgactttaaaagttctaggtataggcctaaatgtaacaataatagttaaatatacagcatcatatggtcagcagaagaaaattacatcacctatgatgtcatatcagtgtccttgaccgggggtccttactccttgaccactgaacagcgcgatatcatgttgataacagatctatagaatcaaaatcttcatcatatcacagattctcaacaatatgtgatcatatggaccatattgatgtgaaagtagtcaCCTATCCTATCCTGTCACTTTTTacggataaaaatgactcaaaatgttattgatgaaatggttgctatcataaacatcagttttgtcttttcaacggaaaaatccgatgcaaaataaagtttttagggcctagctataatatgggcataatttatgcatgtaggcctatagtattgaacaatgtaccccatttgacatgcacttatagataaatacttgtcttactttattaatttaataacttctttattataaataaaatgacacataacttatgtgaagtcactttctatctgttttatttgattcataaaattacattcaacaaaatgattgaagagaaaacacacaaggcactaggcagactgttatagaatggagtaggtaagatgccatgtccatagctaagcaggagtttccgactagcaatcaacatgatcaccacattcagaaaaacatagtttaagagtgaagattgtagtgagtaatcagtcctttacaaatgtgctggccactatctattataatttagtaggcttaaactatacattgcgaattaatatcaagttGTTAACTCAAACCGACAGTGTATTTGTGACgcggtatatcgaaagcagtgataTCGGATATTccaaagcgaagatattgagttcgtaagttctggtattacaaaattggaaattgagatatcgtgggtaaagctgaaaagacaaaaaaacaaacaaaaaaaaaacagaccagaacaatttggagtaatgaattaaagagagttgacatgagattaggagttttctgctgtttcagtgtacatgttctcatcgttgatggtttggtggactgtcatgtaacatggatgtaagcatgatcctaaaaatgcctttcacattgaccaaaactaattacaagacctcttctacattgaggctggctttcccttttaaagggaatttttatgttACTTTAGGCTCTCATTTTCACAGGGTATTTTGGTAGGGtgttttgtttcaatttcattacTATTGCAGGCAAATTACGTAAATTTATTATCTAAATATCtgctttggaaaaaaaatcttcaattaGGTTCTCGTAGGccaagcaatcattttcatttggaGTCATGCATATTATACCAAATCAACCTGGTgtagatttttcaacaatacttcatttttgagcaatattacttgtacgtattgggggtaacgtatcagtggtaacgtatctgtgaagcctttTCCCACCTTTGTCttcatcgtgcaagtgtaaaaacttactgACTTCATACACATACTTGATCAGTTACCAACCAATGTATTatagtctggtatggtatttggcttcatttatcaaaGCGTTTTTTCCTAGTGGAGTAGAAtgtaggtaacgtatctgtgacaacatgaacgtaacgtcaggacattttgccattaatagacctgatttttttactttgagACCATTGTGATATAATATATCTATGGAGCCTGATTGATCCATCCCATATGAGAATATTCATCTAGCcaacctgttggaaaaatttaataacctgtgttttgatgttttatactttataattagggcatgataccggctaatgaaaagtacctataatctaTTATATGcgcgcaccttggctggcgacatccaggaaaacaatggatatgcataatcagctttattgttttatactttctagatATGTTgcaacctctagccccacacattttagaaagcaactcctaagtataagttgtattaataaaagtcatttctttctaatgaaacaagtctgaatacgacttgaatctatgggcgacacaaatttggcattttgaacactttatcggagaatgagcATATACCGTCTAGTTGGAGCAAACTGATTAatggttttgtgtttttaatgcaTATCACAGTTTACAGAAATTAATTTAGTTGTTAAATGCAACACAACTTAAATGTGATTCagtttaataataatgatattgtgtTTTCAATGTTTCATATTTCAGACAAGTGGTACATCTGGTGTATATCAATGGCCTGATGGTGTTAACATAGGACCATACACTAACTGGGCACCTGGACAACCTGATAATAGGttagtaggggagaccggggcaagtccgccctcccCGTGTTTCTGAActcgtgactgctggaaaagaacaatgatgatgtaattagctgacacacgtcatagctaagtacccaagaaaacaaggCAGTCCAACATATCTCGCCacagaaattatcgtcaaaaaacgtTTCCGAGTCAAGAAAGTTTACTTTTTTAGaattaataatattgtaataatctcaagaccttgcagagttggttttcgttcttatatttatttggaaggtgagccttttgcccaacatattatgcaattaaaagatcgacaTTTTGTGTTTAGTAGGCATAAAACGAGGTAAAGAAAAATGTACTGTTGGGGGAAGTCTgccctgtatgtgaaggggcaaGTTCGCCCTGTGTTTTCCCATAGATTTtaggtatttaaaatctatggttttCCCCAGGCGGATTCCCGGGGCGGATTCGGcccatcggcgtattatgcaaaatattgattataatACCTTTAAAAGGttaaaactacatgcaagcatatttttattaaagttaagtggtatcagtattacccATACCACCATTTATGCCCTAAATCCATAAAtgccgaagttgtaaataaaggttttgctCATTTTGTACACCTACATTTATCAGCTTACATTATACCCCTTCAATAAATTTAGTATACTCTTTGGAAAAGATTAAGTACCcaatataccctttactaaacgtttgcattaattttatcattgttatgcaatattataaccttttcATTTTTACCagcacggggcaagtccgcccttgcatcgtgatttttattttcacttctctgccgttactgaaagctcaatgttCTTATAAATGTGATAGTATTTAgctacaatatacagttttaaagTGCAAAAActaacatgagaattgccctctctaggcgagattgaaaaAGTAGGGCGGACACGCCCTGGTATCCCCTATCCATATTATTAACACCTTAGATAAGCGGTGTACCTGGAGGATATACATAGCCTAGTCTGATGGTGTTAACATAGGCCCATACACTAACTGGGCACCTGTACAACCTGATTATTAGATTACTATCCATATTACTTATTACTAACACCTTAGATAAACGGTGTACCTAGTTGATATACATGGTCTGATGGTCTAACcagtctcttacttccatggtctaACATAGGACCATACACTAACTGGGCACCTACATGTACCATGATTCTTACCATGTTGATAAATATATACATATAGTACTCATTGTGTTAATAAACTCGGTGTTTTCAACTCTGCGCCAATGAGCCATTCACAAAATTTACCAGTTGCCATTTATTACAAATGTAACAATTAGATGCTCATAAACTTAAAATAAGTTTTAGTAATCActcatttttttgtgattttatcacaAATTGTTAGTGGTTTTCTAAGCTGCTAATGACAGAAACTAAATCTTGCAGTTATTCCAGTATGGGTGGAAATTGCGCAGAGGTGGTCAGCACAGCATCAGAGGGACAATGGAATACAGCAGCATGTCCATCAGGAAGAAAATTTATCTGTGAAAAACCTGAAGGTAAGTAAAATATTAATGATACACAGAATGAATACAAAACTAGAAGGctttatatttgtacacaaatacggctatacccgcatgttatcggtgtacacaaaattacagtccttatttgctgaggacttaggttgctgttgtcagtctctctaattcacagtgaagctatgcaatttgagggattgaaattcacaatacgcaatttaattaggggaaagctattctagagggagtatgtaaattaaatggaacagccatttcagagggagtatgtaaattaaatggaacagctattttgggaccatttcatagggagtatgtaaattaaatggaacagccaaaggtatgtaatttaaatggaacattCTTAGCGTttcacacatagtatttccaattatcatcatctataattattataatacgctattgaaattcacaatatgcaatttgattaggggaaagctattccagagggcgtatgtaaattaaatggaacagtcatttcagagggagtatgtaaattaaaaggaaaagcttattttgtggccattccaaagggagtatgtaaattaaatagaacagccaatgggtatgtaatttaactggaacagccttaacgtttatgttatctatattataattacgctattgtctgtgaatctgtttagtcctacgtgtgtgggatgggatgggtgttagtaacaatataattctcaggtacaatctgtgtacaaactctgagccctgaagctgcattatttgatgataaacagaCGGCCCTTTTTAAACATTTGGggtcctggggcccataatatttgacttatgaggctcatgtacatatgttgaagtataattctcaagtgctatcagtagactcaagctgggcactgtagctgctttatttactgagtaacggctggccctatgttttagcgtttggggccctggggcccatatcatgtgacatatggggctcatatgtacatataacaatataattctcaggtgcaatctgtgtacaaaatcTTGAgctctaaagctgctttatttgatgaaaaacggccggccctttgctttaacatttggggccctggggcccataatatttgacttttgGGGatcatgtgcatatgttgaaatataattctcaagtgctatcagcagactcaaactggacattgtagctgctttatttactgagtaagggccggccctatgttttagcgtttgtggccctggggcccatattatgtgacacatggggttcatatatgtacgcacgaatggaaatacccatccgatcgtctacccagggtaaggttacccagggtaaggttaccctgggtagacAGCGTGATAGGGACTTTGATATAGAGTTacgatgtatgtacatgtacatttgtaaACAGCCTAGAGCTGTTCTTATGAATTCAATTCCCGTTAAATAAGGACATGTGTACAGTGTGCGCAGGCCTACATCTTCATTCAAGTTTGcacattaataaataacaaacatgTCAACTAGAACATCAATTAGCCTCCACGTaataccaggagggtgaaagtgcatataggaacaatgccaaaaactacgtcacgccggtcacgctattgttcgacttaaactacatcattcgccattttgtaaatattaacgcatgatcgttgctttgaagtttccaccggatagtctgtggatagcgcaagagcatgctttgaccatgcgcaaaaaaatgaatatcatgaagatgtttaagattgattcttagatgtttcaaaaattaccgtcatattgcatagattcatcaaagaatggtttgaagtactaaccttatttagtaattttaaaaaatcgggagaattttacaaaatcaatgtttttacctgtcggtattacaactcgtgaaacacattagtgatgtgcctgggtgacctaatctactaacctttaacgtttcctctatgaactctaaccctcctgcaatatggcgcctattgtctagagttaaactacatctttcggtgtgttacgtaatactacgatgcctatcccattatatcgatccctggtAATACCGGTATGCGGCACTCATGTGCTATAACAGAGTGATGGGACTGGAGTCTGAGTATTACATACAATATCATTATTGTTGCATCAGCGTGACACGCCCGTTGGATGTAATACCGCACCGGGGTCAAAGCATTAATGTTTGGTGGTGTTTGTGTAGGAAACCCCCGACCAGCATGACCAGTTCATGAGTAtgaccagggggatgacactcttattcacattttcattttacaacgcaaacctatatcgaatcccggtggtttgcgaataatgaaatgtccgcatcccagatcaattaaaccctggtatgaattatttattagctttcgccacgatccgttttgcaataacataaaagcacttcaaataacagcccgttgagttcaatgaactacgccctgaaaccgatagtgccccgtaaagaagctctagctcccattgacctctatacaggtcagtgagctctccatacacaaatgaacaagtacaataggacaaggccagcacctatgacctgcttagtgacatgttattttgaagtcttctaaagcttaatatcttgaagattagtattcgtttgtacatatggactgcgcatttatgatgcaaaatattagttcttatataaaattacaaaatattggtattatgacacacggtataggtgatataaaacgactaataaaatcatgtcatcatggcgtcatgtcaaaggttcattatatcccgtatgtttgtctaaattaattcatattttcagaacaatttctacacccatttaatatgtactcaggtggaacccgactttttttaattttcatttctttttatgtaacaaattcaggtttttccattgcgcgcgctgccgggcaatacaaatttaatgctaacattgaataaacgcggaattaagaatatgcgtttctagtatatacagcgtctgactctacctgaggacctagcctgattcccatgggctccaagaatggctctccatacacaaatgaacaaatacaatgaagggtcgccattgctctccatacacaaatgaacaaatacaatggagagtccgactgccatgcaaatgagccaagtgtcctctcaaggtatgctctgtggtaTGACATTAGCAGCGTTCCCAGTGTTTACACAGCACTGAACGTCCGTATCGTGGACATGGCCTTGGTACATGTTACGGTAGTCCAAGTTGGTATTTACAATTTAATATGTCCAGTTTTACTAATCCATTACCATGATTAAACCATGATAACACGTGCAGTTCAGAATGAAGAGTGAGAAGAGATGGGGTAGTCCGGCGTTTGAAAGTTGATAATGCATAATGTTCATAGGCGTATATTTTTCATAGACA
Above is a window of Amphiura filiformis chromosome 20, Afil_fr2py, whole genome shotgun sequence DNA encoding:
- the LOC140142145 gene encoding C-type mannose receptor 2-like; translation: MSTLVGDDCMDHPPGKILEDVIIKCDESNGWMSAASACYKYYSNDYAWSDANNYCLALGGALISVESQEEQDLVTLQGSTYKTDIWIGASDITSGTSGVYQWPDGVNIGPYTNWAPGQPDNRLVGETGWFSKLLMTETKSCSYSSMGGNCAEVVSTASEGQWNTAACPSGRKFICEKPEGVCPTGWRIFRGNCYQVNTMNKYTWTDSKHYCETQGAVENNYVVSLFEELQNVGITDIWIGMSDVATDGIFAWSDGSSVSYTNWNTNQPSDIAGSPDCGTIFTVFLHVCESNHH